In Natronocella acetinitrilica, the following proteins share a genomic window:
- a CDS encoding SH3-like domain-containing protein, with amino-acid sequence MIKALKEPSGAHNLGGHQAGAIDKKEKPLTLSEKRVDALVFCLTKGDRKLFTMDEHRYAIERLPPEILESASYYEKWLNGVCVLLIEKGVLDAASIEKEVERLKSTEKRATE; translated from the coding sequence ATGATAAAAGCCTTAAAGGAACCTAGTGGTGCGCACAATCTGGGAGGCCATCAGGCGGGAGCTATTGACAAGAAGGAAAAGCCACTGACTCTCAGTGAGAAACGTGTCGATGCTTTAGTCTTCTGCTTAACGAAAGGTGATCGCAAATTATTCACGATGGATGAGCACCGCTACGCGATAGAGAGGTTGCCGCCTGAAATATTAGAAAGTGCATCTTACTATGAAAAATGGCTGAATGGGGTCTGCGTACTTTTGATTGAAAAGGGTGTTCTAGATGCTGCGTCTATCGAAAAAGAAGTAGAGCGGCTAAAAAGCACAGAAAAAAGAGCCACGGAATGA
- a CDS encoding SH3-like domain-containing protein, whose translation MIPTGSRVRVRKPKRPGHLRLPNYVVEKCGIVVCCYSIYPCAEDIAEMRPPRSQRLYAVAFDVETLWGNSSVDSVVVDLYEHWLERDDSSKVEL comes from the coding sequence ATGATTCCTACTGGTAGTCGTGTAAGGGTAAGAAAGCCGAAAAGACCTGGCCATCTTCGGCTTCCGAATTATGTTGTTGAAAAGTGTGGGATAGTGGTTTGCTGTTACTCTATTTATCCTTGTGCAGAGGATATCGCAGAAATGAGGCCGCCCAGAAGTCAGCGGCTCTATGCGGTTGCTTTCGATGTTGAGACTCTGTGGGGGAATTCTTCTGTAGATAGCGTGGTAGTCGATTTGTATGAACACTGGTTAGAGCGCGATGATTCTTCTAAAGTCGAACTCTAA
- a CDS encoding nitrile hydratase subunit alpha translates to MSHTHPLGNDEKRNTEFDYLEKAVSNILIERRLISDPEIWAQIDDMESRSSEAGARLVSLAWTDHEFRNRLLSNPIETIKGEGIKYDASHDLRILPASDDVHYVIVCTLCSCYPRALLGLPPSWYKSKAYRSRVVREPREVLAEFGTHLSSNTQVRVVDSTADMRYFVLPMRPIGTEEYDLNKLARLVSRDVLIGMRLPQEGVFHG, encoded by the coding sequence ATGAGTCATACGCATCCCTTAGGTAATGATGAAAAAAGGAATACAGAGTTTGATTACCTTGAAAAGGCAGTGTCCAATATTTTAATTGAACGAAGATTAATATCAGACCCTGAAATATGGGCGCAAATCGATGATATGGAGAGTCGCTCATCAGAAGCTGGTGCGCGTCTAGTTTCTCTGGCTTGGACAGACCATGAGTTTCGCAATCGCTTGTTGTCCAACCCTATAGAAACCATCAAGGGTGAGGGTATCAAATACGATGCATCACACGACTTGAGAATTCTACCTGCCAGCGACGACGTACATTACGTGATTGTCTGCACCCTTTGCTCCTGTTATCCCCGCGCTCTCCTTGGGTTACCGCCTTCCTGGTACAAGAGCAAGGCTTATCGTTCAAGGGTCGTACGGGAGCCGCGGGAAGTACTTGCCGAGTTTGGCACTCACCTATCGTCGAATACGCAAGTTAGGGTGGTCGACAGTACAGCAGACATGCGTTACTTCGTGCTTCCGATGCGGCCGATTGGTACAGAAGAATATGACCTCAACAAGCTAGCACGATTGGTGTCGCGGGACGTGCTGATCGGAATGAGACTTCCACAGGAAGGCGTTTTCCATGGCTAA
- a CDS encoding ABC transporter substrate-binding protein — protein MRKNRLATVLAFLIILMGASLSNSVASDLKVIRYVPNGDFSQLDPIWTTSYIVRNHGYMVWDTLFALDENLEVQPQMVDTWSVSDDGLQYTFTLREGLIWHDGEPVTARDCVASIRRWGARDGMGRMLMRFTSSLDVVDDATFTLTLNEPYGLVLESLGKLSSNVPFMMPERLANVSPNEQITDVIGSGPFVFVESEYEPGNRAVYERFDGYVPRDEPASLAAGGKVVHVDRVEWYYIPDAQTAVSALRRGEVDFYEMPPIDLIGQLERHDDIIVEVLDPIGAHAMLRPNFLQPPFDNELVRRALYYATDQRDYMYTMVGNPEYFVDHCGSFFVCGTTYGVETGAENSNGKNLEKARALLEEAGYQGERVVILDPTDLAPMHALATVTAQALRDIGMNVQLRATDWASVFSLRTNRGPVEEGGWSLFGTWWTGADVLNPISNVAVTTDDGSWFGWPENAEIDQLRLDWARASDEERPAITEQLHQALYDFGIYLPVGQWVQPSAYRSNLQGFISSPVPFFWNVMVD, from the coding sequence ATGCGCAAGAATAGGCTCGCTACTGTACTCGCTTTTTTAATTATATTAATGGGGGCCTCACTATCAAATAGCGTGGCTTCTGATTTGAAAGTGATTCGCTATGTGCCCAACGGAGATTTTAGTCAGCTTGACCCAATATGGACAACATCATACATAGTTCGAAACCATGGTTATATGGTCTGGGATACCTTGTTTGCACTAGACGAGAATTTGGAAGTCCAGCCTCAGATGGTAGACACCTGGAGCGTCAGTGATGATGGTTTGCAGTATACTTTCACGCTCCGAGAGGGATTGATATGGCATGACGGCGAACCCGTGACTGCCCGAGACTGCGTAGCATCCATAAGGCGCTGGGGTGCGCGTGACGGAATGGGCAGGATGCTCATGCGGTTTACGTCAAGCTTGGACGTTGTAGACGATGCCACGTTTACTCTTACCTTAAACGAACCATATGGACTTGTATTGGAGTCGCTTGGAAAGCTCTCAAGCAACGTTCCTTTTATGATGCCGGAGCGCCTCGCAAACGTCTCTCCAAATGAGCAAATTACAGACGTTATCGGTTCTGGGCCATTCGTATTCGTAGAGTCGGAATATGAGCCAGGTAACAGAGCCGTTTATGAGCGGTTTGACGGATACGTTCCTCGGGATGAACCTGCCAGTCTAGCAGCGGGTGGCAAAGTCGTTCATGTCGATCGCGTGGAATGGTATTACATTCCCGATGCCCAAACAGCTGTGTCAGCACTTCGAAGAGGAGAGGTGGATTTCTATGAAATGCCTCCAATCGATCTGATCGGCCAACTGGAACGGCATGACGATATTATTGTAGAGGTTTTGGATCCAATTGGCGCGCACGCCATGTTGCGACCAAATTTCCTTCAACCTCCCTTTGATAATGAACTCGTTCGAAGAGCTCTCTATTACGCAACCGATCAGCGGGATTACATGTACACCATGGTCGGCAATCCAGAGTACTTCGTGGACCATTGTGGATCGTTTTTCGTCTGCGGTACGACCTATGGAGTCGAGACTGGTGCTGAGAATTCGAATGGCAAAAATCTAGAAAAAGCTCGCGCGCTGCTCGAAGAGGCCGGCTATCAAGGGGAGCGTGTCGTTATCCTCGATCCAACAGACCTTGCGCCAATGCATGCGTTGGCGACCGTGACAGCGCAAGCGCTTCGGGATATAGGGATGAATGTGCAGTTACGTGCCACCGACTGGGCAAGCGTCTTCTCCCTTCGGACGAACCGTGGTCCGGTCGAGGAGGGGGGGTGGTCGCTATTCGGAACATGGTGGACCGGTGCAGACGTACTCAACCCAATAAGCAATGTCGCGGTAACTACTGACGATGGGTCTTGGTTCGGTTGGCCAGAGAACGCAGAAATCGATCAGTTGCGTCTGGACTGGGCCCGCGCAAGCGATGAAGAGCGCCCTGCCATAACTGAACAGTTACATCAGGCACTCTACGATTTCGGCATCTATCTGCCTGTTGGTCAATGGGTTCAGCCTTCTGCGTATAGGAGTAACCTCCAGGGGTTCATATCTTCACCAGTACCGTTTTTTTGGAATGTGATGGTGGATTAG
- the speB gene encoding agmatinase, with protein sequence MSIKDFYEEKCIVTGRTTVPMMDSRYKGASTFFRCPMVESLDSCDIALVGVPFDGGVTNRPGARHGPREIRNASSMMRTIHHVTKFDPYSVRRIADVGDVTFSSVYDLEAVAEEIYDFYHALRMENVLPLSAGGDHSITYPILKGLYRDEPFGLVHIDAHTDTWGVHKGSKFHHGAPFRLATDAGLIDPERTIQIGIRGAQNTAEGWEYSLAKGMRVIFMEEFMELGVAGVLREISRVIDNRPAYVSFDVDALDPSFAPGTGTPEVGGISTREALQLLRGLRGLPLVGADVVEVAPPFDSSGNTALVGATLMYELLCLLSESGVKNLKE encoded by the coding sequence GTGAGCATTAAAGATTTTTACGAAGAGAAGTGCATTGTTACCGGGCGGACGACAGTACCGATGATGGACTCTAGATATAAGGGGGCAAGTACATTTTTCAGGTGTCCGATGGTTGAGTCGCTGGACAGCTGTGACATCGCATTGGTGGGGGTTCCGTTTGATGGCGGGGTAACGAACAGGCCGGGCGCGCGGCATGGGCCAAGGGAGATTCGAAATGCGTCGAGCATGATGCGGACAATTCACCATGTAACCAAGTTTGATCCGTACTCAGTTCGCCGGATTGCAGATGTGGGTGATGTGACCTTCTCTTCAGTTTATGACCTAGAGGCGGTCGCGGAAGAGATTTATGATTTTTATCATGCGCTTAGAATGGAAAATGTATTGCCGTTAAGTGCGGGGGGTGATCACTCAATCACCTATCCTATTCTTAAGGGGCTTTATCGTGACGAGCCGTTTGGACTGGTGCACATTGATGCGCACACGGACACCTGGGGTGTTCACAAAGGATCGAAATTTCATCACGGTGCGCCGTTTCGGCTGGCGACAGACGCGGGGCTAATTGATCCGGAAAGGACAATTCAGATTGGAATTCGTGGTGCGCAGAACACTGCGGAAGGATGGGAGTATTCGTTGGCAAAGGGAATGCGCGTGATCTTCATGGAGGAATTTATGGAACTCGGGGTTGCCGGAGTTCTCCGGGAGATAAGCCGCGTAATTGATAATCGACCTGCGTATGTGAGTTTCGACGTAGATGCGCTTGATCCGTCCTTTGCTCCAGGAACCGGAACACCAGAGGTTGGGGGTATTTCAACTCGCGAGGCTCTCCAACTTCTACGTGGATTGCGTGGATTACCTCTGGTTGGTGCTGATGTCGTCGAGGTTGCGCCTCCTTTTGATTCAAGCGGAAATACGGCACTAGTGGGTGCTACCCTAATGTATGAGCTGCTTTGCCTGTTAAGTGAGTCAGGTGTTAAAAACTTGAAAGAATAA
- a CDS encoding ABC transporter ATP-binding protein encodes MFQDDCLSCPTTDDAILQVESLSTYFFNDCQVAKAVDGVSLSLRPGEILAVVGESGCGKSVTALSIMRLLPEMSVKYASGRILFKGQDLLALTDREMRGIRGNEISMIFQDPMSSLNPVLTIGDQLVEAVMLHRGMNRKAAWVEARRVLKRVHIPEAEKRLREYPHQLSGGMRQRVMIGMALSCQPSVLIADEPTTALDVTIQAQILDLLEEVRSEFRTAIILITHDLGVVAEIADRVAVMYAGRKVEEAGVMQLFENPAHPYTRGLMRAMPSFSSLQESGIDQRLHEIRGIVPAVSNLPPGCAFSDRCEFAVENCNSNRPELMELEAGHQVACWESRALPRWSK; translated from the coding sequence GTGTTTCAAGACGATTGTTTAAGCTGTCCAACAACGGATGATGCGATTTTACAGGTGGAGAGTTTATCAACCTATTTTTTTAATGATTGTCAAGTCGCTAAGGCAGTAGACGGTGTCAGTTTGTCTTTGCGCCCAGGGGAGATTCTCGCGGTGGTGGGGGAGTCTGGCTGTGGAAAGAGTGTAACGGCCCTATCCATTATGCGTTTGCTTCCGGAAATGTCGGTGAAGTACGCATCAGGAAGAATACTTTTCAAAGGGCAGGATCTACTTGCCTTGACAGACCGGGAAATGCGCGGAATTCGCGGCAATGAAATATCAATGATTTTTCAAGATCCAATGAGTTCTCTTAATCCGGTGCTTACAATCGGGGACCAGCTTGTTGAGGCTGTCATGCTCCATAGGGGAATGAATCGAAAGGCTGCATGGGTCGAAGCGAGAAGAGTTTTGAAGCGAGTCCATATTCCAGAAGCGGAAAAAAGGCTAAGGGAGTATCCCCATCAGTTGTCTGGGGGAATGAGGCAGAGAGTCATGATAGGCATGGCACTCTCTTGCCAACCGAGCGTACTTATCGCGGACGAGCCCACAACAGCCCTTGATGTGACCATTCAGGCCCAGATTCTGGATTTGCTGGAGGAGGTTCGAAGCGAGTTTCGCACCGCTATCATTCTCATTACGCATGATTTGGGGGTTGTCGCTGAGATAGCGGACCGTGTTGCAGTCATGTATGCAGGTCGAAAAGTTGAAGAAGCAGGGGTTATGCAACTATTTGAGAATCCGGCTCATCCATACACGCGTGGATTGATGCGGGCGATGCCGAGTTTTTCCTCTTTACAAGAGAGTGGGATTGATCAGCGGTTACATGAAATTCGGGGCATTGTGCCGGCGGTTAGCAATCTTCCGCCTGGGTGTGCATTCAGTGATCGATGTGAGTTTGCGGTTGAAAATTGTAATTCCAATAGGCCAGAGTTAATGGAGTTGGAAGCTGGGCATCAGGTTGCGTGTTGGGAGAGTCGCGCACTGCCAAGGTGGAGCAAGTGA
- a CDS encoding GlxA family transcriptional regulator, with product MARQPGNLDAPLRVGLILQECFTLNAFAGFIDCLRLAADKGGRSRPINCAWQIMGESAITASCGMRVVPDTDMTDPRAFDYIAVCGGNAYLDPREGRGLHSYLRQAASESVRLVGICTGTFTLARAGLMNGYRACVHWNVYDDFREEFPHIRAVPDRLFLDAGARITCAGSSGATDLALHLVRRHCGADKAAQAIRHMMLQEARPASHPQAHFYADLADVRDSRVRRAVHFMEQSLNEKLTTAQIAAHVNVSSRQLERVFHAALGVAPLSYFRDMRLRYSRWLLQHSEAHIAEIAAEVGFADGAHFARAFRGRYGQPPHAARSQTTSMYGAAAADAPRITL from the coding sequence ATGGCACGACAGCCTGGCAATCTTGACGCTCCATTACGCGTCGGTCTGATTCTGCAGGAGTGCTTCACGCTCAACGCTTTCGCAGGGTTTATCGATTGCCTCAGACTAGCGGCCGACAAGGGCGGACGCAGCCGCCCCATCAATTGCGCCTGGCAGATCATGGGGGAGAGCGCTATAACCGCGAGTTGCGGCATGCGGGTTGTACCAGACACCGACATGACTGATCCCCGAGCTTTCGACTACATCGCTGTCTGTGGGGGTAACGCCTACCTTGATCCGCGAGAAGGACGTGGCCTGCATTCGTATCTGCGCCAGGCGGCATCGGAGTCCGTGCGGCTGGTGGGTATCTGCACCGGCACCTTTACTCTGGCCCGCGCCGGCCTGATGAACGGCTATCGCGCGTGTGTCCATTGGAATGTCTACGACGACTTCCGCGAGGAGTTTCCGCATATACGTGCCGTACCAGACCGACTATTCCTGGATGCGGGAGCCCGCATCACCTGCGCGGGCTCCAGCGGCGCCACCGATCTTGCGCTCCACCTCGTACGCCGACACTGCGGCGCCGACAAAGCCGCCCAGGCCATTCGGCACATGATGCTTCAGGAGGCTCGTCCGGCAAGTCACCCACAGGCACATTTCTACGCCGACCTGGCTGATGTCCGGGATAGCCGGGTCCGCCGGGCAGTCCATTTCATGGAACAATCATTGAACGAGAAGTTGACAACGGCGCAAATCGCTGCCCACGTCAACGTGTCATCACGGCAACTCGAACGCGTATTTCATGCCGCGCTTGGGGTCGCGCCATTAAGCTATTTCCGTGACATGCGACTGCGCTACTCACGCTGGCTATTGCAGCACTCTGAAGCGCATATTGCCGAGATCGCCGCTGAGGTTGGATTCGCCGATGGTGCCCATTTCGCGCGGGCCTTCCGCGGACGATACGGCCAGCCTCCGCATGCGGCACGCAGTCAAACCACGTCGATGTACGGGGCCGCCGCCGCGGACGCTCCCCGGATCACACTATAA
- a CDS encoding ABC transporter permease produces MEGDGGVDKTPVVARSRWFAWAKNPSMLFGVIVLLIMVLLSFSAPWLGLAEPTRQTPMDRLQGPSASYLFGTDMYGRDMFSRVLHGGQISLIVGVSVAFFATTIGLIFGLLAGFIRSVDAIVMRVFDALMSIPAILLAIALVALWGSSVPSVILALVIPEIPRVTRLVRSIVLTLRDQVYVHAAIASGSSTLRILVRHILPNAMPALIVQATYICAQAVIFEAYLSFVGAGTPPEIPSWGNIMAEGRIHFLDNMHIIAFPGLFLALTVFAINVFGDGLRDHLDPRMRPRM; encoded by the coding sequence TTGGAAGGCGATGGCGGCGTAGATAAGACGCCTGTCGTAGCGCGATCCCGTTGGTTCGCTTGGGCGAAGAATCCATCGATGCTCTTTGGGGTCATCGTCCTTCTGATTATGGTTCTCCTATCATTTTCTGCTCCGTGGCTGGGCCTTGCTGAACCGACGCGACAGACGCCTATGGACAGATTGCAAGGGCCTTCTGCATCGTATTTGTTCGGGACGGACATGTACGGCCGGGATATGTTTAGTCGTGTTTTGCACGGTGGACAAATCTCTCTGATTGTGGGCGTATCGGTTGCTTTTTTTGCAACTACTATAGGGTTAATCTTCGGATTGCTTGCCGGATTCATTAGAAGCGTCGACGCGATTGTAATGAGAGTGTTCGATGCGCTTATGTCGATACCTGCGATTCTTTTGGCAATTGCACTGGTCGCATTGTGGGGCAGCAGCGTGCCGAGTGTGATTTTGGCGTTAGTTATTCCAGAAATTCCCCGAGTTACCCGTTTGGTTAGATCGATCGTTTTAACTCTTAGGGATCAAGTCTATGTTCATGCAGCGATCGCGTCGGGGAGTTCGACATTACGTATACTTGTTCGACATATCCTGCCGAATGCGATGCCTGCGTTAATTGTACAAGCGACATACATATGTGCTCAGGCGGTCATATTTGAGGCTTATTTGAGTTTTGTGGGCGCTGGAACACCACCGGAGATCCCAAGCTGGGGTAATATCATGGCGGAAGGGCGCATCCATTTCTTGGATAATATGCACATTATAGCCTTCCCGGGCCTGTTTCTCGCCCTCACCGTATTCGCAATTAATGTTTTTGGAGATGGACTACGAGATCATTTAGATCCGCGAATGCGACCTCGTATGTGA
- a CDS encoding cysteine hydrolase family protein, translating into MAKVSAFPFVFPHEGELVRESVAFIVIDMQRDFCDPEGYVARKGYDLTSIRAAIPTVKSLLSLFRSKGIHIVHTREGYAEDLSDIPSYKLWRSRQNGDGVGAVGPLGRLLIRGEPGWEILPELAPLKDERVIDKPGTGTFFCSDLETHLRSRGISNLIIAGVTTEVCVHSTVREAIDRGFNCLVVEDACGAVSVDKHQKAIDMITTETGIFGCTVRASVLIKAIKSLPE; encoded by the coding sequence ATGGCTAAAGTGTCGGCGTTTCCGTTTGTTTTTCCACATGAGGGGGAGCTGGTAAGGGAGAGCGTTGCATTCATCGTTATCGATATGCAACGAGATTTCTGTGATCCCGAAGGCTATGTGGCACGAAAGGGTTATGATCTTACGAGTATCCGGGCGGCTATTCCGACGGTGAAGAGCTTACTGAGTCTTTTTCGCTCCAAGGGCATACACATCGTACACACCCGGGAAGGATATGCCGAAGATTTGAGCGATATCCCGTCATACAAACTATGGAGGAGCCGACAGAATGGTGATGGTGTGGGAGCCGTGGGGCCGCTAGGGAGATTATTGATCCGCGGAGAACCTGGTTGGGAAATACTTCCGGAACTCGCTCCGCTAAAGGATGAACGAGTGATTGATAAGCCGGGAACGGGAACGTTTTTCTGTTCTGATCTGGAGACACATCTGCGGAGTAGAGGTATATCGAACCTGATTATCGCGGGTGTTACTACTGAAGTATGCGTTCACTCTACAGTGCGTGAGGCAATTGACAGGGGTTTCAATTGCCTCGTTGTGGAAGATGCATGTGGCGCCGTCTCTGTCGACAAACATCAGAAAGCGATTGATATGATTACCACAGAAACCGGGATATTTGGGTGTACTGTACGGGCTAGTGTACTAATAAAAGCGATAAAATCTCTTCCTGAATAA
- a CDS encoding ABC transporter ATP-binding protein, whose protein sequence is MKEKEDMPVLEVTELKKYFPVKGGLLGLQVGSVYAVDGVSFDLNRSETLGLVGESGCGKSTLGRLILKLLEPTGGQIKLNGVDLVPLSRKELQPFRRSMQVIFQDPYSSLNQRMIVEDIVAEPLDNFTESFSKSDRRDKVLGLLEKVGLRPESAQRYPHEFSGGQRQRVGIARALALNPELIVADEPVSALDVSVQAQVINLMKDLQQEFGFSYLFIAHDLAVVSHISHRIGVMYLGKLVELSDRDSVFSRPQHPYTKALLAAVPVTDPRLRRRRSLLKGDVPSPMQPPTGCNFNTRCPVAVAQCFEEEPVLREVAPGHCVACHLV, encoded by the coding sequence GTGAAAGAGAAAGAAGATATGCCCGTGCTTGAGGTTACTGAATTGAAGAAATACTTCCCCGTAAAGGGCGGTTTGCTTGGATTGCAGGTAGGTAGTGTCTATGCCGTGGACGGAGTCTCTTTTGACTTAAACAGAAGCGAGACTCTTGGTTTAGTGGGGGAATCAGGTTGTGGTAAATCCACGCTTGGAAGATTGATTTTAAAGCTTTTAGAACCGACAGGAGGTCAAATAAAGCTTAATGGGGTCGATCTTGTCCCTTTATCTCGGAAGGAGCTGCAACCGTTTAGAAGAAGCATGCAGGTAATTTTCCAGGATCCATATTCGTCACTTAATCAGCGGATGATCGTAGAAGACATAGTCGCGGAACCTTTAGATAACTTTACTGAATCGTTCTCTAAGTCTGATAGGCGTGACAAAGTTCTAGGGTTGCTGGAAAAAGTGGGTTTACGTCCTGAGTCGGCCCAGCGTTATCCTCACGAATTTTCTGGTGGACAGAGACAACGAGTGGGGATCGCTCGTGCGCTCGCTCTCAATCCTGAGTTGATTGTGGCTGATGAGCCAGTATCTGCGCTGGATGTGTCTGTACAAGCGCAGGTTATTAACTTGATGAAGGATTTGCAGCAAGAGTTTGGCTTTTCGTATTTGTTCATAGCCCATGACCTAGCGGTGGTTAGCCATATTAGCCATCGGATAGGTGTGATGTATCTGGGCAAACTTGTCGAGCTTTCGGATAGGGATAGCGTGTTCAGCAGGCCTCAACATCCTTATACGAAAGCACTCTTGGCGGCTGTGCCGGTGACGGATCCGCGACTCAGGAGGAGAAGAAGCCTGTTGAAGGGAGATGTACCTAGCCCTATGCAGCCACCCACTGGTTGCAACTTTAATACAAGATGCCCTGTTGCTGTTGCCCAATGTTTCGAGGAGGAGCCGGTGTTGCGTGAAGTTGCTCCTGGGCACTGTGTGGCTTGTCATTTGGTCTAG
- a CDS encoding transposase domain-containing protein, producing GRKNYLFAGSDRGGESAALVYSLIGTAKLNGNDPYAYLRAVIARVADHPINRIEELLPWNLPELRPAD from the coding sequence TGGGCGCAAGAATTATCTCTTCGCCGGTTCCGACCGTGGTGGGGAAAGTGCTGCGCTCGTCTACAGCCTCATCGGCACGGCCAAGCTCAACGGCAACGACCCTTATGCCTACCTGCGAGCCGTAATCGCGCGCGTAGCCGACCATCCCATCAACCGCATCGAAGAACTGCTGCCCTGGAATCTGCCAGAGCTTCGTCCGGCGGACTGA
- a CDS encoding ABC transporter permease: protein MYGYLFRRVLATVPVMLFVAFFVFMLLHMSPGDPAEIIAGNFATPEQVQEIRRALGLERPLHTQFLSWLHSVSQGDLGKSIYSGQDVTRLIAQRIEPTLILTLLTILIAITFAIPMGVLAAWKRNTWIDKTIMSLAVLGFSVPAFVLGYVLIYIGSVSLEIFPTQGYRSIFKDPGSALMHLALPALTLGAVFVALIARMTRATMLDVLSEDYIRTAFAKGLPTHKVLIRHGLKNAMVPIVTTIGLGIALLIGGVVVTESVFAIPGLGRLTVDAVLRKDYPVIQGMILLFSLIYVFLNLLIDLSYVLFDPRIKY from the coding sequence ATGTACGGCTACTTATTTAGGAGAGTGCTTGCGACAGTTCCCGTCATGCTGTTTGTGGCGTTCTTCGTCTTTATGCTATTACATATGAGCCCCGGTGATCCTGCGGAGATAATAGCAGGTAACTTCGCGACGCCAGAACAGGTTCAGGAAATAAGAAGAGCGCTTGGGCTGGAGAGACCGCTTCATACGCAGTTTCTATCCTGGTTACACAGTGTATCTCAGGGTGATCTCGGTAAATCGATCTACTCAGGGCAGGATGTGACTCGACTAATTGCTCAAAGAATTGAGCCCACATTGATATTGACACTTCTTACTATTTTGATCGCGATTACATTTGCGATACCGATGGGAGTCCTCGCTGCCTGGAAGCGCAACACGTGGATAGACAAGACCATTATGTCGCTCGCAGTGTTGGGCTTTTCAGTACCCGCATTCGTGCTTGGCTATGTGCTTATATACATTGGCTCAGTTAGTCTCGAGATTTTTCCCACACAAGGCTACAGAAGTATTTTCAAAGACCCCGGAAGTGCATTAATGCATCTCGCACTGCCCGCGCTTACCCTTGGCGCGGTCTTTGTTGCACTTATAGCCCGCATGACACGTGCCACGATGCTCGATGTGCTTAGCGAGGACTATATCAGGACCGCTTTCGCGAAGGGATTGCCGACTCACAAGGTGCTGATAAGGCACGGCCTGAAGAACGCGATGGTCCCAATTGTTACGACAATCGGCCTCGGTATCGCACTGCTGATCGGCGGCGTTGTGGTCACTGAGAGTGTGTTTGCGATACCTGGTTTGGGAAGGCTTACTGTGGATGCTGTGTTAAGAAAAGATTATCCAGTCATTCAGGGAATGATTCTTTTGTTCTCTTTAATTTACGTGTTCCTCAATTTATTGATTGATCTGAGCTACGTATTGTTTGATCCAAGGATTAAATATTAA